A stretch of DNA from Vidua chalybeata isolate OUT-0048 chromosome 3, bVidCha1 merged haplotype, whole genome shotgun sequence:
CAGGAAAATGCTAAGAACTGTATCTGTGTTAAGTGGTCAGACTGTCTTAGAATTTAACATAGAGAAAGGTGTTCTTTagacatatttatattttaaagtttattatttttattatgagataatttgattttcttatCTATTTCCTCTGCAGTTTCTAGAATCATCAGCAAATATgtttgctgcagcacagcagttgTCGCAAAATATTAATCCGGGTGAGTTTTTTTGTGTTACTGTGCTTGTTGCCATGGCAGTGGAATGCTCACTACAGTCCTGAATTAGGATCCTGCCAGGAAGATTCCTAGGACTGAAACATCACTTGCATTAGGGCtttggcttttgctttgttAAAAGCAATGTTTGGTTGAAATTTAGCTCAATCCCAGGTGACACCTACTTCATATTTGTCAATAATTCACTAAAATTTTGTGTAAGACTTGTTAAAAAGGCACGCCTTACGTGTCTCCCTTTACCTCCTGACTGCAGACTGTGTTAAGGCATAGACAGTGCCAGCTTGGAGCATTGTCCAGCTCCCTAAGGACCCTGACTCTCTAGACACTTCTTATCCTCCTTGAGAGCTTGAGGTCTCTAGGTATTCAGAAGCACACTGCTCTGAGGAGGGAATTTGCCTCCTACCTGCCCTTCACTGTCCTGCAACTTTAGGTCACGAGCTGCTTGAATTTccaagaaaagctggaaaactgctTGCCTCATGTCTGCCCCATAGTTAGTCTAAAAGATTGCTCTGTGATAGTTAAAAGCTTGTCGTGGTGGCACCTGTAAGTTCTTGTTGTTGAAGTACTCCAAGAACTGGACAGTCTGGGATTTATAATTCACAGCTCCTTTGCCACAGGGTGGCCACGGTGTCGCAATATTCTGAGGGGGAGCAGCATCCAGTTCTGTTAAACTagccagggatgcagcagcaatCAGCTCCTTAGGATTAGGGAGCTGGCAAGAGAAAAGGCTGTAGGATCCATCACCTCTTCCTGTAAAAAGACAAAGCCCTGTCACATTTGGGGCAGAAGTGTGTTCTGCATCCCTCTGTAACAATTGGGGTTTACATTCCTGACTGTAATTACTGTGATTTTACGTGTAATTAAGGGATGACAGATACATAACTTAGAATGTACCTCTAGAGGCATGTATCTGACTCTAGGGGCAACTTTGGTCAAGTAACATGTCTTGAGAAATGGTTGGTGCTGGGGAACCCAGCATTGGTGCTATGTCTGATGTTTCAGGAGGTTTACTTCAGACTAACTGGACTGACTTGACAGAATTCTATTTGATTAAGAGTTAATTTCCTTAGGAATACTCCTTTTTCCATTATACCCACAGGTCAAACAGCAAAATAgggatttttgccttttaaacGTTTTACTCTGAACTTACTGgaattttaaatgttctttgtgctcagaaacagcacagctgcttttgaTTGTATCTGATGGAAGAGGCCTTTTCTTGGAAGGCAAGGAACGGGTGACAGCAGCAGTTCAAGCAGCTCGGAATGCCAATATCTTTGTTATTTTCGTAGTGTTGGACAACCCTAATTCCCGGGTAAGTGAACAAGGGAGAAGTATTCAACTGCAGTGAATGAGAAAGCGATACAAatctttttcttgtcttttataGTGCCATACAGCTACCTTATCTTTTGTAGAGGTCAGAGATACTGAACCCAAGTGCAGTTTTCCACGTCTGTCAGATCTACCATTTCTCCCTACTGTGCTTTTTAtcttttgtattaaaaaaaaaaaaaaatctcgaCTTCCATGCCACAGAAAGGCTAAGAGCTCCCGTCTTCAAACAGAATGCTTGTAGCTCTTGGCCAccagggaagcagctggcaGGTTGACAGATTTGGAGTTTGAGAGATGCTTTGTTCCATCTCAGCTCTGATTCAACTTGATAATTTCTGACAGCAGTCCCCAATTGACATGACAGCTGGAGCCAGTATGAGATTAAACATTAGACAGAAGGGAGTATGTGAGAGTTATTTAGTGCCTCACTTGGGAAAGCCGAGTCCTGCATCTGGtaatgggagaagaaaagatATCCTTGGATGGGAAGCTGAAATATATGGGAGTGTTTCAGGAAGGCTGTGTAGTGCAGTAAGTGAGCAAACATAAACCTGATAGAGAATTACGTGGTAAAGACTCTAATTTTGTGGTTCGTGTTTACTTCCTGCATCTTTATTTTTGCATACAAAACTCATCTGCTATATTTAGTGTTGAAAAACTAACAGTTCTCCTGCTGACAAACAGCTGAAAGGTTCTGATGAAACTTGGCTGTAGTGTCAAGCGAAAATTCTGGGTGTTTTTCATAAGCTttattttctggggaaaaaaggtattttccatAACGTTTATTAATTTCTGAGCTACTACACTGAGCAACTAAGAAGTTATTTTACAAGAAACAAATCTGGAgtttaatctgatttttgtcTTCGTAGTATTTGTTGAAATACTGTGAAACTGCCAAAGAATCTTCCGTTAGAGCACTGCACAAATATGAGTTGAACTCAGCACTAAAGAGCTTACAGACTCTCTTGGGAAGGCatcaaattaataaaactaAAGTGCCAATGGTAAACTCAAATCATAAAATGCTAAGACagaatttatttacagaatttgGTGTTGCAGAAGCTTAGGCTTAGTCTCTTCTAACCTATAATTAATGGATTAGTACACTTTTATATAAAAGGGCAAAAGCATTTAACTGATGAATGTTCAGCTTCTGCTCTGATATACCATTGAACACTTAAAGCTTTTAATCTTAGAAgtattttattaacttttaatCTAACAGGGAAGAATTATAAGTACTTAGAAAATAAGGTAAATTCTATCAGTGATCACAGAATATGTGTGTCATTTAGTAGTAACGTCAGCACTTTTTTTACAGGATTCTATTTTGGACATTAAAGTACCTATATTCAAAGGACCTGGAGAATTGCCTGAAATCAGATCTTACATGGaggaattcccattcccattctaCATGATCCTTAGAGATGTGAACGCGCTCCCAGAAACTCTGAGCGATGCCCTCAGGCAGTGGTTTGAGCTGGTGACTGCCTCTGACACTCTTTAGACTTTGTGGACAAGGTCAGGACCCgattgctgctgctgaactgcTGAAATACAAGAAACTGCATTTCATTGGGGGGTCATAAAGCTCCTCCTAACTGGAATTATCCTGcgggagctgccctggggcagAGACTGTAAgaacagaatggtttgggtgcATCCTCCCACTTGTGTCAGAGGACAATTATGCAATGGTGAGACTGTCTCCTGCTATTCCCACAAGAAACGTAAAACTTCTCTCAACTTCTCTTGTAATAACTtattaccttaaaaaaaaaaaaaaaagtaatttgtaatATTAACAGAGGTAATGCTATTcttgctgctccctccctgccgtAAGTAAAACCAGTCTTGTTCCTGGGAAGGCATTTCTGCATTAGAAGTTGAAGTGTCTTACAAATAAAGCCTTTTTCAGCAGCACCTGTGTGGAGGTGCCTCTGGGAAGGAAAGAgtggggagcaggagaggcagaTGGTTTtaatcaaccaaaaaaaaaaaaaaggtacttcAAACTATTCTGCGGTTTTAACACatcttttttaattattgccGATTTTTGCCTGACTATAGCAGCAGGGAGTTTTCTGAGTCATGCCATATGCTGATCCCTGCCTTACCACTTTACACTGTGAAGTTTGTCCCTGTCCGAGGCAGGCGTTGGGGATGTTTCATAAATCCGGTGTCTCGGAGCACGGACGTGATTTTTCATTGCAAAGGCTATGCATCTTGTATCGTCTATACCAATAAACAGAGGTACCGCTCTTTGTAATTACGACGTCTGCGCCTTGAATCGGTCAAAGTTTAAACAAACCGAGCGGGCCGCACGGCGGCCGCGAACGCTGCGGCGGCGCAGGAAATGGCGGCCTTGGCCCCGCCCGCGCGGGGCGGGCTGGGCGGCCCCGTGGCGGGGCAGGGGCGGAGCCGCGTCATGGCGGCGGGGAGGCTCCCCCCGGGCGCGCTCACCCTCAAGCAGGTGAGCGGGGATCGGGCGAGCGGCGTCCTGTGGAAACGATGGGGAACTCGGTGGTTGTTTAAATACCCCTCGAAGCAAAGCGCCGAGGGCGCAGCTCGCAGCACTGTCCTGGGGCAGCGGGCAGacttccctctctcctttgcCAGTTCCTGAGGCGGCAGCAGGTCCTTCAGTTGTACCGCAAGATCCTGCGGGCTATCCGGGAGGTCCCTGCTGAGCAGGATCGCCGCTACTTAAAGGACTGGGCCAGGGAGGAATTCAAGAGAAATAAGGATGCTACAGAAGAGGTGAGGATGGGGAACCCGCCACTCTGATCGCCTGCCCTCGGGCACGGTCACCgcactgtcctgtcctgtgtctCGGGGGTTTGTTTTGTAGGTGTCGCTTCCAGACTGGTGAGAAGTCCCCTGTTACTGTTTCCTCATTTATGCGAAGAAATAATCCAGCATCTCTAAATATTATCCCCCCTCTTAGCGGCAGTAATGTTTCTCAAATTTCCAGAGAATAATCTGGAATTAAAAACCTAAACAACAAATACTCTACTTACTAAAATCATAGATCAGGAAAAccgtgtatatatatatatatatatatatggtaaCTAACACAAACTTAGTAACACaaactttttatatatttgttttttttttgctttaatttcacTTATATTCAAGCAGCATACAATCAGATGGGATGGTTAAGGATGTGAAGCCAGTGTGAAATGCAGAAACCTCCACATTTCTTGTACATCTCCTGTCCTCTGCTGCCTAGTTCATTCCCTCTTCTAGCCAGCACCCAAGGAACTGGTGGCTGAACTATCCAGACAAAGCCTTAGAGCCCTTAGATAATGTTGAGAGAAGCCCGCACCTGCTGTGTAAAACCCATCTCCATAATGCTCCTCTGCTGTTCTCACTACTGGCTTGCAAAGGCAGTACACACACAGgcataaagaaaacattattagGGGGTTGAATCCTGTTAAAAACtgagttttaaaacaaagccaCAACCAAGTACATTGTTAAGGAACTGGAGAAAATTAATCCATTTATTTACCTGGTTTTTAACCATCTCAGAGACAGCAGTGTTATGTCACACAAAGAAGTAAATTACAGTAGTGCTAGTAAGAGTTGTATGtattttaatgcattaaaaGTCTGCATGCTTGTGTAAAACCCACACTGTGTACAGACATACAGTTCACTAGATTCCATTCTATTTTACAGGATGCAATCAGGATGATGATTACTCAAGGCAACATGCAACTCCAGGAACTTCAGAGAACACTTAAGCTGGCAAAATCCTGATCTTCGTTTTGTTGacagtttaatttttatctATTGCAAATAGGcacagtgtttttttccagaatgtgGTTACAATGGCAGGCTTTGCTGGCAAGCTGGTAATGTTTGAAGGAGGAATCTTCCACAGTGGGAGTTctgtttcttccccttccccatccaTTTCTCAGTTTTGCTACTCTCAGAAGTGGAAATCACTTGGACACAAAGGACATTAAAGAACTGCATGGATGATGTAGCatgtgctgcaggaaaagcagaaagcacCAAAAATTACAACAGCTGTGTTAATGCCAGTgcagtggaaaataaaactatatGCCAGattattttgtctgctttttacTGTGGTAGCTGTAATTGGTAATATTCACAATTCATGTACTGTGCCAAGGATTTTCACCaaaatttctgattaaaaaaagaatttgggATAAATAAACTGGCCCagaacaaacattaaaaaaatgttttgtgtgtaGATGTTGATTTTCCATAGTAGCTGAATAAAACTTAAAAGGGAAGGTCTTTATTTATGAAAATGGGAGACTTTAGCCCCAGAGATGTTTATTACCAAGTACCTTCAAACTAGTATTTAAAAGTCAATATGTAAAGAAGAATTATAGGCAGAAAATACTAACTGCAAAAGTTGTGGTTTGTTTATTCAAATGTTACACTACTTCACTTCTCATTGTTAGCTTGCAACTGTTCTCACTTTCCTTGAGCTGTGgtgtatcttttttttccatataatttaaaaataccttcacGAGCTGGGGATTTTCTCCACATAACTAGACAGGTAGCAGTAAATCGATGCCTGACTATTTTAGGTTGTGATTCCAAGACACGCAGGAACTCCTCCCTCTCCCACTCTGCTATTGTAGTTCCCTTGGGGAGCACCCCTGTTTCAAGCTGGTTTTCTGCAGAGATGCTGAGCTGCACAAACTGGCAGCAAATCCAGTAAATAGGTATCACCACTGGCaccagggaagggacaggacaGAATTCCAGGCTACAGGAGGAATGACCCCAGTTGAGAGCAGGAGCTATGGTTCAGATCTGTATAGACTGAAGCCTCTGAGCTTCAATCAGTCCGTGGAAAAATACGTATCTAAAAAtgcttcattaaaaatgtacattttattaacattttctgGTAGAGCAGACCGACAGAACATTTTTGTGTTGGGGATTTATTTTTCGTGTTAAGACTAAGTGCTGCTTACAAAGGTATTTTGACTGAACAGCCATAACCAGTGTTGGCCATTACCACAGTCGGCTTCCCTTCCCCTTCAGCCAGTGCTTGGATTTCTGTTCCTTGTTCAGGAGCCTTTACCCTGCTGCCCCACCATGGTGCTTTCCTTTTGGAGCCCCGAGCCTGCATTACCCCTCTGACTCCCAGTTTGTACATTTCCAGCTTGTGGGCATGTACTCCAGTGCTAGGATTGACAGGCAGGGCCCTGGACAGATGCTGGCCTCTTGAGTGCTGCTGCCCTTCATGTCCACTGCTCTGTGGGCTTGCCAAGTATAAAACTGCCAGCCAGAAGCCTTGAAGAGTACAAGTACAGCCTGTGAGGGTAAGTAAATGTACCTGAAGAGACAGGAAGGTAGATCACACCTGTTTATATTATAAAGTCCTTCAAAGTTTTGAAGAAGGGAGCAGTATAGAAAGGAATTAACAGGcaatacttttctttcttttaccaTACACTCACTGGCTTCAGAGAACTTCTAAAATTAGTAACCTGCAGCCTGGTTACTGCCTCAGATTACTTGGTAATTACTTGGATTTACTTAAATTACTTGGACTTAGGAGTGTGGTCCAGTGTGGTCTGTATGGGAAGTAGAGCTAAAgccacagcctttccctggaGCTTGGGCAAGCTCAGGAGCCTGTGTGTGATCTGTGCACAACTCAGCCCTGCGCCTGTAACTTCTGAAAGGGGCACCTGCACTGGCTAATAGACAGCACTCaatccctgcagcctccctctGCAAGATGGCAGACTCCATTTTCGTGTTTTATaaccacaaacaaaaagctTAGAAGTTGAAGTCCAATCTTCTGCTCCCCCTTCTGAGTTAAGTGAGGGGACTGTGTCAATTTTCTGTGGCTAGAAAATGTTACACCACACGTTTCTGAGCAACACTTACTTTAATTGC
This window harbors:
- the LYRM2 gene encoding LYR motif-containing protein 2 codes for the protein MAAGRLPPGALTLKQFLRRQQVLQLYRKILRAIREVPAEQDRRYLKDWAREEFKRNKDATEEDAIRMMITQGNMQLQELQRTLKLAKS